In the genome of Hyla sarda isolate aHylSar1 unplaced genomic scaffold, aHylSar1.hap1 scaffold_1281, whole genome shotgun sequence, one region contains:
- the LOC130304541 gene encoding trafficking protein particle complex subunit 10-like, with translation MEGAEPGGTGNGEAGVVYTMENKPIVTCAGDQSLFTAVYSTLTQQLPREPMEWRRAYGRAPKMIHLESNFVQFKEELLPKEGNKALLTFPFLHIYWTECC, from the exons ATGGAAGGGGCGGAGCCTGGGGGGACCGGAAACGGAGAAGCCGGGGTGGTGTACACCATGGAGAACAAGCCCATAGTCACgt GCGCTGGAGACCAGAGTTTGTTCACTGCCGTTTATTCCACGCTCACCCAGCAGCTTCCTCGGGAGCCCATGGAATGGCGGAG GGCTTATGGCCGCGCTCCTAAGATGATCCACCTGGAGTCCAACTTTGTCCAGTTTAAGGAGGAACTCCTGCCCAAAGAAGGGAACAAAGCCCTGCTGACCTTCCCGTTCCTGCACATCTACTGGACGGAGTGCTGT